A genomic region of Pseudoalteromonas piscicida contains the following coding sequences:
- the coxB gene encoding cytochrome c oxidase subunit II, translating into MKICRLVVAFIAVLIAMPSLANSAYNMRQGVTDISHQVYELHMTIFLICCVIGVIVFGIMFWALIKHRKSKGVVAAQFHESTKVEILWTAIPFLILIGMAIPATKTLIAMEDTSKADLTIKVTGSQWKWHYEYMGHDVEFYSLLSTSKDEISDLKEKNENYLLEVDKHLVIPTDRKVRFLMTSDDVIHSWWVPDFAVKKDANPGFINEAWTKVNDEGIYRGQCAELCGKDHGFMPVVVEAISPDKFDSWLNDAKAEKAKAEAESQAVAQQTLSKEELMEVGEQTYMAYCAACHQPTGLGLPGVFPAMKGSKVVTGDIKAHIDILLLGRPGTAMQSFAKQLTIKQIAGVITYKRNSWGNDTGDVIQPSQIQREIDALEEGK; encoded by the coding sequence ATGAAAATTTGTCGATTAGTTGTAGCATTCATCGCAGTGCTAATCGCCATGCCCTCACTTGCTAACAGCGCTTATAATATGAGGCAAGGTGTTACAGACATTAGTCATCAAGTGTATGAGCTTCACATGACCATATTTCTAATATGTTGTGTCATAGGTGTGATTGTGTTTGGGATTATGTTTTGGGCGCTTATAAAACACAGAAAGTCAAAAGGCGTTGTTGCAGCGCAATTTCATGAAAGCACCAAAGTGGAAATACTTTGGACTGCAATTCCCTTCCTGATACTCATTGGTATGGCAATACCAGCCACAAAAACGCTTATTGCTATGGAAGACACGAGTAAAGCTGATCTGACCATTAAAGTCACAGGTTCTCAGTGGAAATGGCACTATGAGTATATGGGGCACGATGTTGAGTTCTATTCCTTACTCTCTACTTCGAAAGATGAAATTAGTGATCTTAAAGAAAAAAATGAAAATTACCTGCTTGAAGTTGATAAGCATTTAGTTATTCCCACCGATAGGAAAGTTCGCTTTTTGATGACCTCAGATGATGTCATCCATTCTTGGTGGGTGCCTGATTTTGCGGTGAAGAAGGATGCCAATCCAGGCTTTATAAACGAGGCATGGACAAAGGTCAACGATGAAGGAATTTACAGAGGCCAATGTGCTGAATTATGTGGCAAAGATCATGGCTTTATGCCAGTCGTCGTCGAGGCTATAAGTCCTGATAAATTTGATAGTTGGCTTAACGATGCTAAAGCTGAAAAAGCAAAAGCAGAAGCTGAGTCACAAGCAGTAGCCCAACAAACTCTTTCGAAAGAGGAGTTAATGGAGGTTGGTGAACAAACTTACATGGCTTATTGCGCAGCTTGCCATCAACCAACGGGGCTTGGGCTACCAGGTGTCTTCCCTGCAATGAAAGGGAGTAAAGTCGTCACTGGAGATATTAAAGCTCATATAGATATTCTCCTTTTAGGCCGCCCAGGAACTGCGATGCAATCTTTCGCAAAGCAATTAACAATCAAGCAGATCGCGGGGGTTATCACCTATAAAAGAAATAGCTGGGGTAATGACACCGGCGATGTTATTCAGCCAAGTCAAATACAGCGTGAGATAGATGCATTAGAGGAGGGTAAGTAA
- the lexA gene encoding transcriptional repressor LexA produces MRPLTKRQEQIFELIKVFIKDTGMPPTRAEIADALGFKSANAAEEHLKALAKKGVIEMVPGASRGIRLVEDESEQLGLPIIGRVAAGEPILAEQHVESHCNVDASFFKPNADYLLRVNGMSMKDIGIMDGDLLAVHSTQVAENGQVIVARVEEDVTVKRFEKKGKKVLLHAENEEFNAIEVDLEHQNFSIEGLAVGVIRSADWM; encoded by the coding sequence ATGCGTCCTCTAACAAAACGACAAGAACAAATCTTTGAATTAATAAAAGTATTCATAAAAGATACTGGCATGCCTCCAACTCGTGCAGAAATAGCTGATGCTTTGGGTTTTAAGAGTGCAAATGCAGCGGAAGAACATCTTAAGGCGCTTGCGAAAAAGGGAGTTATCGAAATGGTCCCTGGTGCAAGCCGAGGGATTCGACTTGTAGAGGATGAATCCGAACAACTTGGTTTACCTATTATCGGTCGTGTTGCTGCTGGTGAGCCTATTCTGGCAGAGCAACATGTAGAAAGTCACTGTAATGTAGATGCGAGTTTTTTTAAACCTAATGCTGATTATCTTTTGAGAGTTAATGGTATGAGCATGAAGGATATTGGCATTATGGATGGTGATCTACTAGCTGTTCACAGTACTCAAGTGGCTGAAAATGGCCAAGTGATAGTGGCTCGTGTAGAAGAGGACGTGACAGTTAAACGTTTTGAAAAGAAAGGAAAGAAAGTCTTATTGCATGCTGAGAATGAAGAGTTTAATGCGATTGAAGTGGATCTTGAGCATCAAAATTTCTCCATTGAAGGGTTAGCCGTCGGCGTTATCCGAAGTGCTGACTGGATGTAG
- the rplQ gene encoding 50S ribosomal protein L17, with protein sequence MRHRKSGRQLNRNSSHRKAMFSNMAGSLVKHEIIKTTLPKAKELRRVIEPLITLAKTDSVANRRLAFARTRDKEVVGKLFTEIGPRFADRPGGYTRILKCGFRAGDNAPMAYIELLDRPATEEVQEDAQSAE encoded by the coding sequence ATGCGCCATCGTAAGAGTGGTCGTCAATTAAACCGTAACAGCAGCCATCGCAAAGCGATGTTTAGCAACATGGCTGGTTCTTTGGTGAAGCACGAAATCATCAAAACTACTTTGCCTAAAGCAAAAGAGCTGCGCCGTGTAATTGAACCTTTAATCACACTGGCTAAGACTGACAGCGTAGCAAACCGTCGTTTAGCGTTTGCTCGCACGCGTGATAAAGAAGTAGTTGGTAAATTGTTCACTGAGATCGGTCCTCGTTTCGCGGATCGTCCAGGTGGTTACACTCGTATTCTTAAGTGTGGCTTCCGTGCAGGTGACAACGCGCCAATGGCTTACATTGAACTACTAGATCGCCCAGCGACTGAAGAAGTTCAAGAAGACGCGCAGTCTGCAGAGTAA
- a CDS encoding DNA-directed RNA polymerase subunit alpha produces the protein MQGSVTEFLKPRLVDIDAVSSTRSKVVLEPLERGFGHTLGNALRRILLSSMPGCAVTEVEIDGVLHEYSAKEGVQEDIIEILLNLKGLAVSLEGKDEVFLTLTKSGVGPVTAADIQHDGDVTIANPEHVICHLTADNSEISMRIRVERGRGYVPASSRLSSDDDERPIGRLLLDASFSPVERIAYSVESARVEQRTDLDKLIIDMETNGTLDPEEAIRRASTILAEQLDAFVDLRDVSEPEEKEEKPEFDPILLRPVDDLELTVRSANCLKAEQIQYIGDLVQRTEVELLKTPNLGKKSLTEIKDVLASRGLSLGMRLENWPPASLAE, from the coding sequence ATGCAGGGTTCTGTAACCGAATTCCTAAAACCAAGATTAGTCGATATCGACGCTGTAAGCTCAACGCGTTCTAAAGTAGTTTTAGAGCCTCTAGAGCGTGGTTTTGGCCACACACTAGGTAATGCTCTACGTCGTATACTTCTTTCATCTATGCCTGGTTGTGCTGTGACAGAAGTTGAAATTGACGGCGTATTGCACGAGTACAGCGCGAAAGAAGGCGTACAAGAAGACATCATTGAAATTCTGTTAAACCTTAAAGGTCTAGCGGTATCTCTAGAAGGTAAAGATGAAGTTTTCCTTACCCTGACTAAGTCTGGTGTAGGCCCTGTGACTGCGGCTGATATCCAGCACGACGGAGATGTGACTATCGCCAACCCTGAGCATGTCATTTGTCACTTAACTGCTGACAATAGCGAAATCAGCATGCGCATTCGTGTTGAGCGTGGTCGCGGTTATGTACCGGCGTCTAGTCGTTTATCCTCTGATGACGATGAGCGCCCAATCGGCCGTTTGTTGCTAGATGCATCATTCAGCCCGGTTGAGCGTATTGCGTACTCGGTTGAGTCAGCTCGTGTTGAGCAGCGTACAGACTTAGATAAACTAATCATCGATATGGAAACGAACGGCACTTTAGATCCTGAAGAAGCGATCCGCCGTGCGTCAACTATCCTTGCTGAGCAGTTAGATGCATTCGTAGACCTACGTGATGTTTCTGAGCCAGAAGAGAAAGAAGAGAAGCCGGAGTTTGATCCGATTCTACTTCGTCCAGTTGATGACTTAGAACTAACTGTACGTTCTGCAAACTGTCTGAAAGCCGAGCAAATTCAATATATCGGTGACTTAGTACAGCGTACTGAAGTTGAGCTTCTGAAAACACCAAACCTTGGTAAGAAGTCTCTAACTGAAATTAAAGACGTGCTAGCTTCACGTGGTCTATCTCTAGGTATGCGCCTAGAAAACTGGCCGCCTGCAAGTCTAGCTGAGTAA
- the rpsD gene encoding 30S ribosomal protein S4, whose translation MARYLGPKLKLSRREGTDLFLKSGVRAIDSKCKLETAPGQHGARKGRLSDYGLQLREKQKVRRIYGVLEKQFRNYYKEAARLKGNTGENLLQLLEQRLDNVVYRMGFASTRAEARQLVSHKAVMVNGRVVNIPSFVVTPEDVVVIREKSKKQARIIAALELAEQREKPTWIEVDGKKMEGTFKRLPERSDLSADINEQLIVELYSK comes from the coding sequence ATGGCAAGATATTTGGGCCCTAAGCTCAAGCTGAGTCGTCGTGAAGGTACTGACCTGTTCCTTAAAAGCGGCGTAAGAGCAATTGACTCTAAGTGTAAACTAGAAACAGCACCTGGTCAGCACGGCGCACGTAAAGGTCGTCTATCTGATTACGGTTTACAGCTACGTGAAAAGCAAAAAGTTCGTCGTATCTACGGTGTACTAGAAAAGCAATTCCGTAACTACTACAAAGAAGCTGCTCGCCTTAAAGGTAACACAGGTGAAAACTTGTTACAGCTTCTAGAGCAACGTCTAGACAATGTTGTATATCGCATGGGTTTTGCGAGCACACGTGCTGAAGCGCGTCAGCTAGTAAGCCACAAAGCGGTTATGGTTAATGGTCGTGTTGTTAATATCCCTTCTTTCGTAGTTACTCCTGAAGATGTAGTAGTAATTCGCGAGAAGTCTAAAAAGCAAGCGCGTATCATCGCTGCTCTAGAGTTGGCTGAGCAACGTGAAAAGCCAACTTGGATTGAAGTTGACGGTAAGAAAATGGAAGGCACTTTCAAGCGTCTACCAGAGCGTTCTGATCTGTCTGCGGACATTAACGAACAACTAATCGTCGAACTTTACTCGAAGTAA
- the rpsK gene encoding 30S ribosomal protein S11, whose translation MAKAPIRRKKVKKQVVDGMAHVHASFNNTIVTITDRQGNALSWATAGGSGFRGSRKSTPFAAQVAAERAGVAAQEYGLKNLEVFIKGPGPGRESAVRALNAAGYRITNITDVTPIPHNGCRPPKKRRV comes from the coding sequence ATGGCAAAAGCACCAATTCGTCGTAAAAAGGTCAAAAAGCAGGTTGTTGACGGCATGGCTCACGTTCATGCATCTTTCAACAACACGATTGTGACCATCACTGACCGTCAAGGTAATGCTCTTTCTTGGGCGACTGCGGGTGGTTCAGGTTTCCGTGGTTCTCGTAAGTCTACTCCATTCGCTGCACAGGTTGCTGCGGAGCGTGCAGGTGTTGCTGCACAAGAGTACGGTCTTAAGAACCTAGAAGTATTCATCAAAGGTCCAGGTCCAGGCCGTGAGTCTGCTGTTCGTGCATTGAATGCTGCTGGTTACCGTATCACTAACATCACTGACGTGACGCCAATTCCACACAATGGTTGTCGTCCACCGAAGAAACGTCGCGTATAA
- the rpsM gene encoding 30S ribosomal protein S13 — protein sequence MARIAGINVPDHKHAVIGLTSIYGVGKTRAKAILAATGIAETTKIGELNDETLDILREEVGKYTVEGDLRREVTLNIKRLMDLGCFRGLRHRRSLPLRGQRTKTNARTRKGPRKPIKK from the coding sequence GTGGCCCGTATCGCAGGCATTAACGTTCCTGATCATAAGCATGCTGTTATCGGTTTAACAAGCATCTATGGTGTAGGTAAAACTCGCGCTAAGGCGATCTTAGCTGCGACAGGTATCGCTGAAACTACTAAAATCGGCGAGTTAAATGACGAAACACTTGACATCCTTCGTGAAGAAGTTGGCAAGTACACTGTTGAAGGTGATCTTCGTCGTGAAGTTACACTAAACATCAAGCGTCTTATGGACCTTGGTTGTTTCCGTGGCTTACGTCACCGTCGTTCGCTACCACTACGTGGTCAGCGTACTAAGACTAACGCGCGTACTCGTAAGGGTCCTCGCAAGCCTATCAAGAAATAA
- the rpmJ gene encoding 50S ribosomal protein L36: protein MKVRASVKKICRNCKVIKRAGVVRVICSEPKHKQRQG, encoded by the coding sequence ATGAAAGTACGTGCTTCCGTTAAGAAAATTTGCCGTAACTGCAAAGTAATCAAGCGTGCAGGTGTTGTACGTGTGATCTGCAGTGAGCCAAAGCACAAGCAAAGGCAAGGCTAA
- the secY gene encoding preprotein translocase subunit SecY — MAKPGQDMQSAQSGLAELKRPLLFVLGAIIIYRLGSFVPIPGIDAAVLAEFFEQQKGTIVEMFNMFSGGALERASVLALGIMPYISASIIMQLLTHIHPAMIELKKEGEQGRKKISQYTRYGTLVLATFQSIGIATGLPNMMEGLVVNPGFGFYFTAVVSLVTGTMFLMWLGEQITERGIGNGISVLIFVGIVANLPSAIGSTAEMARQGDLHILALLLIAVIVFAVTYLVVFFERGQRRIVVNYAKRQQGRQVFAAQSTHLPLKVNMAGVIPPIFASSIILFPGTIASWFGQGEGPVADVLQAISAVLTPGQPLYAMVLAAAIIFFCFFYTALVFNPRETADNLKKSGAFIPGIRPGEQTSKYIDKVMTRLTLAGALYITFICLVPEFMTMAWQTPFYFGGTSILIIVVVIMDFMAQVQTHMMSHQYDSVLKKANLKGYGR, encoded by the coding sequence ATGGCTAAACCAGGTCAAGATATGCAAAGTGCACAAAGTGGGCTTGCGGAACTGAAGCGCCCATTACTATTCGTATTGGGTGCTATCATTATTTACCGTCTGGGCTCTTTTGTGCCAATCCCTGGGATTGACGCCGCTGTACTTGCCGAATTCTTCGAGCAACAAAAGGGCACCATTGTTGAGATGTTCAACATGTTCAGCGGTGGTGCGCTTGAGCGTGCATCGGTATTGGCGCTAGGTATTATGCCGTACATCTCGGCTTCGATTATTATGCAGCTATTAACGCACATACATCCTGCGATGATAGAGCTTAAGAAAGAAGGTGAGCAAGGGCGTAAGAAAATCAGCCAGTATACGCGTTATGGTACGCTTGTGCTTGCTACATTCCAATCGATAGGTATCGCTACTGGTCTACCTAACATGATGGAAGGCCTAGTTGTGAATCCAGGCTTCGGCTTTTATTTCACAGCTGTAGTGAGCTTAGTCACAGGAACTATGTTCCTTATGTGGTTGGGCGAACAAATCACTGAGCGTGGTATCGGTAACGGTATCTCAGTTCTAATATTTGTTGGTATTGTAGCTAACCTGCCGTCTGCAATTGGTTCGACAGCAGAAATGGCGCGCCAAGGTGATCTGCATATTTTAGCATTGTTATTGATTGCGGTAATCGTATTCGCTGTAACTTACCTAGTTGTGTTCTTCGAGCGTGGTCAACGTCGTATCGTTGTAAACTATGCGAAGCGTCAACAAGGTCGTCAGGTATTTGCTGCTCAAAGCACGCACTTACCACTAAAAGTTAACATGGCGGGTGTTATTCCACCAATCTTTGCTAGCAGTATCATTTTGTTCCCTGGTACAATAGCAAGCTGGTTTGGCCAAGGTGAAGGTCCGGTCGCTGATGTGCTACAAGCTATCTCAGCAGTATTGACTCCAGGTCAACCACTGTATGCGATGGTATTAGCTGCGGCTATTATCTTCTTCTGCTTCTTCTACACTGCGTTGGTGTTTAACCCGCGTGAGACAGCAGATAACCTGAAAAAATCTGGCGCTTTTATTCCAGGCATTCGTCCAGGTGAGCAGACATCTAAATACATTGATAAAGTGATGACACGCCTGACATTGGCAGGTGCTTTGTATATAACCTTTATCTGTCTGGTGCCCGAGTTTATGACTATGGCATGGCAAACGCCATTCTACTTCGGCGGTACATCGATTCTGATTATCGTTGTTGTCATCATGGACTTTATGGCACAAGTACAGACTCATATGATGTCACATCAATATGATTCTGTGCTGAAAAAAGCGAACCTTAAAGGCTACGGCCGTTAA
- the rplO gene encoding 50S ribosomal protein L15: MNLNTLSPAAGSKTAGKRLGRGIGSGLGKTGGRGHKGQKSRSGGKVRVGFEGGQMPMQRRLPKFGFTSRKSLVSKEVNLFEIAKVEGDVVDLNALQAAGIVKKNIQFVKVVKSGEVSRAVTVKGMKVSKGAREAIEAAGGKVED, encoded by the coding sequence ATGAACTTGAATACACTTTCACCTGCTGCAGGTTCAAAAACAGCTGGTAAGCGTCTTGGCCGTGGTATCGGTTCTGGTCTTGGTAAGACTGGTGGCCGTGGTCACAAAGGTCAAAAGTCACGCTCTGGCGGTAAAGTACGCGTTGGTTTCGAAGGCGGTCAAATGCCTATGCAACGTCGTCTACCTAAGTTTGGTTTCACTTCACGCAAGTCTCTTGTGTCTAAAGAAGTGAATCTATTCGAAATCGCTAAAGTTGAAGGCGATGTGGTAGATCTAAACGCGTTACAGGCAGCTGGTATCGTTAAAAAGAACATCCAGTTCGTAAAAGTTGTAAAATCTGGCGAAGTTTCACGCGCTGTTACCGTTAAAGGCATGAAAGTGTCTAAAGGTGCACGCGAAGCTATCGAAGCTGCCGGAGGCAAGGTAGAAGACTAA
- the rpmD gene encoding 50S ribosomal protein L30, with protein MANTVKVTQVRSSIGRLPKHKATLRGLGLRRINHTVELEDTPAVRGMINQVSYMVKVEG; from the coding sequence ATGGCAAACACAGTAAAAGTAACTCAAGTACGTAGCTCAATCGGTCGTTTACCGAAGCATAAAGCTACATTACGTGGCCTTGGTTTACGTCGTATCAACCACACTGTTGAGCTAGAAGATACGCCAGCAGTTCGCGGTATGATCAACCAAGTTTCTTACATGGTTAAGGTTGAGGGGTAA
- the rpsE gene encoding 30S ribosomal protein S5 — MANVEAKAQQPELAEKLIAVNRVSKVVKGGRIFSFTALTVVGDGAGKVGFGYGKAREVPAAIQKAMEKARRNMITVELKGNTLQHPIKGRHAGSKVYMQPASEGAGIIAGGAMRAVLEVTGVQNVLSKAYGSTNPINIVRATIAALENMNSPEGIAAKRGLSVDEILG, encoded by the coding sequence ATGGCTAACGTAGAAGCAAAAGCACAACAGCCTGAATTGGCTGAAAAGCTAATCGCGGTAAACCGTGTGTCTAAAGTGGTTAAAGGTGGTCGTATCTTTAGCTTCACTGCACTAACAGTAGTTGGTGATGGCGCTGGTAAAGTAGGTTTTGGTTATGGTAAAGCACGTGAAGTTCCTGCTGCTATTCAAAAAGCAATGGAAAAAGCACGTCGTAACATGATCACTGTTGAACTTAAAGGTAACACGCTACAGCACCCAATCAAGGGTCGCCACGCGGGTTCTAAAGTTTACATGCAGCCTGCATCTGAAGGTGCAGGTATCATTGCAGGTGGTGCGATGCGTGCAGTACTAGAAGTAACTGGCGTACAGAACGTACTATCTAAAGCATACGGTTCAACTAACCCGATCAACATCGTTCGCGCAACTATCGCAGCTCTAGAGAATATGAATTCTCCAGAAGGTATTGCTGCGAAGCGTGGTCTTAGCGTTGACGAAATCTTGGGGTAA
- the rplR gene encoding 50S ribosomal protein L18, which yields MDKKTARLRRAKRTRRNIIEQGTTRLVIHRTPRHIYAQVINAEGNVLAAASTVEKAIVETVKGTGNIEAAQAVGKAIAERVADKGVEKIAFDRSGFKYHGRVKALADAAREAGLQF from the coding sequence ATGGATAAGAAAACAGCTCGTCTACGTCGTGCTAAGCGCACTCGTAGAAATATTATCGAACAAGGCACAACACGTCTTGTTATCCACCGCACGCCACGTCACATTTACGCTCAAGTAATCAATGCTGAGGGTAATGTACTGGCTGCTGCTTCTACTGTTGAAAAAGCAATTGTTGAAACAGTTAAAGGCACAGGCAACATCGAAGCGGCTCAAGCAGTTGGTAAAGCAATCGCTGAGCGCGTAGCTGACAAAGGCGTTGAAAAAATCGCTTTTGATCGCAGTGGCTTTAAATATCACGGCCGTGTGAAGGCGCTAGCTGATGCTGCGCGCGAAGCCGGTCTGCAATTCTAG
- the rplF gene encoding 50S ribosomal protein L6 gives MSRIAKAPINVPAGVEVTINGQDIKVKGKNGELTRTINDAVEVSLNDNVITTAPREVANAWAQAGTARALINNMIVGVNDGYEKKLQLVGVGYRAAVKGNSLDLTLGFSHPVNFEIPTGITIEAPSQTEIVVKGADKQLVGQTAANIRSYREPEPYKGKGVRYADEHVRRKEAKKK, from the coding sequence ATGTCTCGTATAGCGAAGGCTCCAATCAATGTTCCTGCCGGTGTTGAAGTTACAATTAACGGCCAGGACATCAAAGTTAAAGGCAAGAACGGTGAATTAACTCGCACAATCAACGATGCGGTTGAAGTTTCACTAAACGACAACGTTATCACTACAGCTCCTCGTGAAGTTGCTAATGCTTGGGCTCAAGCTGGTACTGCACGTGCGCTAATCAACAACATGATTGTTGGTGTTAACGATGGTTATGAGAAGAAACTACAGCTAGTAGGTGTTGGTTACCGTGCGGCAGTTAAGGGCAATTCATTAGATTTAACCCTTGGCTTTTCTCACCCAGTGAACTTCGAGATCCCAACAGGTATCACTATCGAAGCTCCAAGCCAGACTGAAATTGTTGTTAAAGGCGCAGACAAGCAGTTAGTTGGTCAAACAGCTGCTAACATCCGCTCATACCGTGAACCAGAGCCTTATAAAGGTAAAGGTGTACGTTACGCTGATGAGCACGTGCGTCGTAAAGAGGCTAAGAAGAAGTAA
- the rpsH gene encoding 30S ribosomal protein S8 has product MSLQDPIADLFTRIRNGQSAKKVSVSMPTSKLKVAVAKVLKDEGYITDFAVSGDVKAELTIELKYFEGKAVIENIQRVSRPGLRIYKRRDELPKVMGGLGIAIVSTSKGLMTDRAARTAGVGGEIIGFVA; this is encoded by the coding sequence ATGAGCTTGCAAGATCCAATTGCGGATTTGTTCACACGTATCCGTAACGGTCAGTCTGCGAAGAAGGTATCTGTTTCAATGCCAACTTCAAAGCTGAAAGTAGCTGTAGCTAAGGTACTTAAAGACGAAGGTTATATCACTGACTTCGCAGTATCTGGTGACGTAAAAGCAGAATTGACTATCGAACTTAAGTACTTCGAAGGCAAAGCTGTAATCGAAAACATCCAGCGTGTTAGCCGCCCTGGTCTACGTATCTATAAGAGACGTGACGAATTACCTAAGGTAATGGGTGGTCTAGGTATCGCTATCGTATCAACTTCTAAAGGCCTGATGACAGACCGCGCTGCGCGTACCGCTGGCGTTGGTGGTGAAATCATTGGCTTTGTAGCTTAA
- the rpsN gene encoding 30S ribosomal protein S14: MAKNSMKARDVKRAKLVTQYAEKRAALKAIISDVNASDDERWDAVLKLQSLPRDSSPSRQRNRCNITGRPHGYLRKFGLSRIKVREAAMRGEIPGLKKASW, translated from the coding sequence ATGGCAAAGAATTCAATGAAAGCACGTGACGTAAAACGTGCTAAATTAGTTACTCAGTATGCTGAAAAGCGTGCTGCGTTAAAAGCTATCATCAGCGATGTTAATGCATCTGATGATGAGCGTTGGGATGCAGTGTTAAAGCTACAGTCTTTACCACGCGATTCTAGCCCTTCACGTCAACGTAATCGTTGTAACATCACGGGCCGCCCTCATGGTTACCTTCGCAAGTTCGGCTTAAGCCGTATTAAAGTTCGCGAAGCAGCGATGCGCGGTGAAATTCCTGGCCTTAAAAAGGCTAGCTGGTAA
- the rplE gene encoding 50S ribosomal protein L5 yields MAKLHEVYKDKVVKELQEKFGYSSVMQVPQIEKITLNMGVGEALADKKILENAVADLESISGQKPLVTKARKSVAGFKIREGYPIGCKVTLRGERMWDFLERLVSIAMPRIRDFRGVSAKSFDGRGNYSMGVREQIIFPEIDYDKVDRVRGMDITITTSAKTDDEGRALLEAFNFPFKK; encoded by the coding sequence ATGGCGAAACTGCATGAAGTGTACAAAGACAAAGTGGTAAAAGAGCTTCAAGAGAAGTTCGGTTACAGCTCTGTCATGCAAGTCCCTCAGATCGAAAAGATCACACTTAACATGGGTGTGGGCGAAGCCCTAGCTGACAAGAAAATTCTAGAAAACGCAGTAGCAGACCTAGAATCAATCTCTGGTCAGAAGCCTCTAGTGACTAAAGCACGCAAATCAGTTGCTGGCTTTAAGATCCGTGAAGGTTACCCAATTGGCTGTAAAGTAACCCTACGCGGCGAACGTATGTGGGATTTCCTAGAGCGTTTAGTCTCTATCGCGATGCCACGTATTCGTGACTTCCGCGGTGTTAGCGCAAAGTCTTTTGACGGTCGCGGTAACTACTCTATGGGCGTACGTGAACAAATCATCTTCCCAGAAATCGATTATGATAAAGTAGACCGCGTTCGCGGTATGGATATCACAATCACTACTTCTGCGAAAACAGATGACGAAGGCCGTGCGTTGTTAGAAGCGTTCAACTTCCCATTCAAAAAGTAA
- the rplX gene encoding 50S ribosomal protein L24, which translates to MAAKIRRDDEVIVLAGKDKGKRGKVLSVVTETGRVFVEGVNIIKKHQKPVPQLQQAGGVVEKEASVDVSNVAIFNAETGKADRVGFRFEDGKKVRFFKSTGKTI; encoded by the coding sequence ATGGCAGCAAAAATCCGTCGTGATGACGAAGTAATCGTACTAGCCGGTAAAGACAAAGGTAAGCGCGGTAAAGTGCTTTCAGTTGTTACTGAAACTGGCCGAGTATTTGTTGAAGGCGTTAACATCATCAAGAAACACCAGAAGCCTGTACCACAACTACAGCAAGCTGGCGGTGTTGTTGAGAAAGAAGCGTCAGTCGACGTATCAAACGTAGCGATTTTCAATGCCGAAACTGGCAAAGCGGATCGTGTAGGTTTTAGATTTGAAGACGGTAAAAAAGTCCGTTTCTTCAAGTCTACCGGTAAAACTATTTAA
- the rplN gene encoding 50S ribosomal protein L14 has translation MIQMQTQLDVADNSGARKVQCIKVLGGSHRRYAAVGDIIKVSVKEAIPRGKVKKGDVKNAVVVRTKKGVRRPDGSLIRFDSNAAVILNDNLQPIGTRIFGPVTRELRTEKFMKIVSLAPEVL, from the coding sequence ATGATCCAAATGCAAACTCAGCTGGACGTTGCTGATAACAGCGGCGCTCGCAAAGTGCAGTGTATAAAAGTCCTTGGTGGTTCGCACCGTCGCTACGCAGCGGTTGGCGACATCATTAAAGTTTCTGTTAAAGAAGCGATTCCTCGCGGCAAAGTGAAGAAAGGTGATGTTAAAAACGCAGTAGTAGTGCGTACTAAAAAAGGCGTACGTCGTCCAGACGGCTCTTTAATCCGTTTCGATAGCAATGCGGCTGTTATCTTAAATGATAACTTACAGCCTATTGGTACTCGTATCTTCGGCCCTGTGACTCGTGAACTTCGTACTGAAAAGTTCATGAAGATCGTTTCACTAGCACCAGAAGTACTATAA